The sequence TTGTCGGGCTCGGCGCGGACGATTTCCACCTTGAGCACGCGCCGATCATCGCCCGCGCGCACGGCGAAGTTGAGGCCGTCCCAGGCGATGTGGGCGCCCGGCTGCGGCACGCGTCCGGCCGTGGCAGTCAAGAAGCCGCCGAGCGTCTCGTAGTCGCCCTCTTCCGGGAACGTGACGCCCAGCGTCTCCTCGAGGGCGCGCAGGCTCACGCTGCCCTCGGCGATGTAGCGCCCGGGCGCGACCTGCTTCACCGGCTTCTCCTCGACGTCGTGCTCGTCCTGGATCTCGCCGACGATCTCCTCGACGACGTCTTCCAAGGTCACGATGCCGCTGGTGCCGCCGAACTCGTCGACGACCACCGCCAGGTGCGTCTTCCGCTTCTGGAACTCCTTCAGCAGGCGGCTGATCTTCATCACCTCGGGCACGAAGAACGGGGCGCGGAGGTACTTGTCGAGGGTGAACGTCGCGGGCTCGGTACGGTGCAGGTCCTTGAGGATGTCCTTGATGTTGATGACCCCGAGGACGTTGTCCACGGACTCCTCGTACACGGGCAGCCGCGAGTGCTCCGCCTCATTCACCAGCTTCATCACCTCTTCGAAGCTCATGGCCTTGTCGATGGCCACGACCTGGGTGCGCGAGACCATGATCTCTTTGACGGTCAGGTCGGCGAACTCGAGGACGGAGTTGAGGAGCTCCTCTTTCACCTCGTCGAGCACGCCTTCTCGGGTGCCCAGGTCGATGAGGTATTCGATCTCTTCGGCGGTCGTGGACGGCGCGGCCTTCCCACCGTGCGCCTTGGGCACGATGCGCGTGGTCAGGCCCACGATGAGCTGCGCCAGCGGGTACAGCAGCAGGCAGAGCAGCCACACCAGCGGCATCAGCAACCGGGCCACGCGCTCGGAGTGCCGCTTGGCGAAGGTCTTGGGCGTGATCTCGCCGAACAGCAGGACGACCAGCGTCATCACGCCGGTGGCGATGGCCACGCCGTGGGGCAGCCCCATGCTCTCGACGATGCTGGTGGCGAGTGCCGAGGACCCCACGCTCGCGACGGTGTTGCCGACGAGCAAGGTGGCGAGCACCCGCTCGGGCGCCTTGAGCCAGATGTTGAGCAGGCTCCGCCCGTTGGCTGCCTCGACCAGCTGCCGGGTCTTGGCCTCGGGCAACGCGGTGAGGGCCGTCTCGCTGGCCGAGAAGAAGGCGATGAGGACGAGACTGACGGCCAGGATGCCGAGCTCCCAGAGGTGCTCGGCGCTCATGACGTGGGTCCCGGGTCGGGGTCCATGGCCTACTAACCTAACGCGGATTGGCTGGACCTGCGATGAACGGCGGGCGGGCAGGCAGGCGGCGGCCACCTAAGGGGTTGAATTCACTTGCGCGAGAGCCCCCTTCGAGCTTGTCACGCCGTGGCACGGTCGAAGGAATACCCCGTTCAGGCGCCGCAGAGCGTTAGCAAGAGGCGATGGGATACTCCCTTCAGGCGCCGCAGAGCGTTAGCAAGGTCGAAGGGAGCCTCCCTTCAGGACTGCCAAACCTTGGCAAGGTCGAAGGGAGCCTCCCTTCAGGCCTGCAAAACCTTGGCAAGGTCGAAGGGAGCCTCCCTTCAGGACTGCCAAAGCGGTGACAAGGTCGAACAGATACTGCCTTCAGGCGTCGCAAAGCGTCAGCAGGATCGAAGGGATAGTCCCTTCATGGTTGCCAGGCCTTGCCGAACCCGAACGGTTACTGCGAGGTATCCTGGTTTCGATGCTCGCTTGCCCGACCCATCCCGTGGTGGTCCCGGAGGAGCTCGCTGAGGGCTTCTTCTGCATGGTCTGCGGTGGTTTCGTGGAGCCGGTCGAGGTCGACGAGCCTGCGAGCGAGGTCGTGGAGTTTCGGCGCATGCGCCCGCCGAAGCCGCCGCCGTCGCTTCCAACGCCGCCCGGCAAGCCGACCCGCGGCGCGATCGCGAGGCTTCTCGAGTCGCTCGCGAAGGATCCCGACAACGCTCGCATCCTCCAAAGGCTCGGCGAGCTCCATCAACGGCGCGGCGAGGTGCCCGAGGCGGTGTCGTACTTCACAAAGGTTGGCGCGCAGTACGAGCTCGACGGCTTCTTCCTGAAGGCGGTCGCGGTCTACAAGCAGGTGCTCAAGCTCGAAGAGGTGCCGCCCATTCGCTTCAAGCTCGCGAACCTCTATCAACAGCTCGGGTTGATGCGCGACGCGATGACTGAGCTCGGAATCGTCGCGAAGCTCTTCGAGGAACAAGGCGGCGGCGACGCACTTGGCGATGTGCTTCGCAAGATGGTCGCGCTCGATCCCGACAACGTCGCGTCGCGCATCAAGCTCGCCGAGCTCTACGTCCGCGAGAACGACCCGCGTGCTCTGGAGGAGTTCGGTCGCGCGGCGAGCTACCTCGAGAGAAACGAGCGCTGGGTCGATCTTCTCAAGGTCGCTAATCGGATGCGCTTCCTCGCGCCGGACAGGGACGACTTCCGCGAGCTCGTCGAGCGCACCCGGGTACGCCTTGGCCAGAAATAGCAACGCCGCGTCACCCTCTCGGGCGCGCGGCGTCGACCTGCAAGCTTCAGCGAAGACCTACCGCGCCTTGTTGTCGACGAGCTCGGTCGTGCGGAAGAAGTAGGCGATCTCGATCTTGGCGTTGTCGAGCGAGTCCGAGCCGTGCACGGTGTTCTCGCCGATGCTCTTGGCGAACATCTTGCGGATGGTGCCCGCGTCGGCCTTGGCCGGGTCGGTGGCGCCCATGATCTCGCGGTTCTTGGCCACCGCGTTCTCACCCTCGAGCACCATCAGGACGACCGGGCTGCGGGTCATGAACTCGCACAGCTCGCCAAAGAAGCCGCGCTCCTTGTGCACCGCGTAGAAGCCCTCGGCCTCCTTGCGCGACAGGTGCTGCATGCGGAGGCCGACCGGGCGCAGCCCCTTCTCCTCGAACACCGCGATGATCTTGCCGACCAGGCCGCGCTCCACGCCGTCGGGCTTGATGATGCTGAAGGTCTTCTCGATTGCCATGGTGGTTCTCCTTCCAGGTGGTTTGGTCTACCGGCGCCCGCGCTCGAGCGCCTGCTTCAACGTGGTTCCCAGCTCGGCCGGCGAGGCGGCCATCAAGATGCCCGCGTCTTCCATCGCGGCGATCTTGGCCTTCGCCGTGCCCTTGCCGCCGGAGATGATGGCGCCGGCGTGGCCCATGCGCTTGCCCTCGGGCGCGCTCTGACCGGCAATGAACCCGGCCACCGGCTTCTTGAACTCGGTCTTCACGTACGCGGCCGCGCGCTCCTCGGCGCCGCCGCCGATCTCGCCGATCATGATGACCGCGTCGGTCTCGGGGTCGGCGTTGAACATGCGCAGCACGTCCACGAAGTCGGTGCCGTTCACCGGGTCGCCGCCGATGCCCACGGCCGTCGACTGGCCCATGCCGAGCTGGGTGACCTGGTACACGGCCTCGTAGGTGAGCGTGCCCGAGCGGCTCACCACGCCAATGCGGCCCGGCTTG is a genomic window of Deltaproteobacteria bacterium containing:
- a CDS encoding tetratricopeptide repeat protein — protein: MLACPTHPVVVPEELAEGFFCMVCGGFVEPVEVDEPASEVVEFRRMRPPKPPPSLPTPPGKPTRGAIARLLESLAKDPDNARILQRLGELHQRRGEVPEAVSYFTKVGAQYELDGFFLKAVAVYKQVLKLEEVPPIRFKLANLYQQLGLMRDAMTELGIVAKLFEEQGGGDALGDVLRKMVALDPDNVASRIKLAELYVRENDPRALEEFGRAASYLERNERWVDLLKVANRMRFLAPDRDDFRELVERTRVRLGQK
- the sucD gene encoding succinate--CoA ligase subunit alpha, coding for MSILVNENTKLVVQGITGSAGSFHAKQMLEYGTNIVAGVTPGKGGEKFEGKVPVFNTVRESVEQAGANTSIVYVPPPFAADSILEAADAGIALIIAITEGIPVNDMIKVKRALAGRPVRLIGPNCPGVITPGAKCKIGIMPGFIHKPGRIGVVSRSGTLTYEAVYQVTQLGMGQSTAVGIGGDPVNGTDFVDVLRMFNADPETDAVIMIGEIGGGAEERAAAYVKTEFKKPVAGFIAGQSAPEGKRMGHAGAIISGGKGTAKAKIAAMEDAGILMAASPAELGTTLKQALERGRR
- the ndk gene encoding nucleoside-diphosphate kinase — translated: MAIEKTFSIIKPDGVERGLVGKIIAVFEEKGLRPVGLRMQHLSRKEAEGFYAVHKERGFFGELCEFMTRSPVVLMVLEGENAVAKNREIMGATDPAKADAGTIRKMFAKSIGENTVHGSDSLDNAKIEIAYFFRTTELVDNKAR
- a CDS encoding HlyC/CorC family transporter, which encodes MSAEHLWELGILAVSLVLIAFFSASETALTALPEAKTRQLVEAANGRSLLNIWLKAPERVLATLLVGNTVASVGSSALATSIVESMGLPHGVAIATGVMTLVVLLFGEITPKTFAKRHSERVARLLMPLVWLLCLLLYPLAQLIVGLTTRIVPKAHGGKAAPSTTAEEIEYLIDLGTREGVLDEVKEELLNSVLEFADLTVKEIMVSRTQVVAIDKAMSFEEVMKLVNEAEHSRLPVYEESVDNVLGVINIKDILKDLHRTEPATFTLDKYLRAPFFVPEVMKISRLLKEFQKRKTHLAVVVDEFGGTSGIVTLEDVVEEIVGEIQDEHDVEEKPVKQVAPGRYIAEGSVSLRALEETLGVTFPEEGDYETLGGFLTATAGRVPQPGAHIAWDGLNFAVRAGDDRRVLKVEIVRAEPDKAAAASATAPAPPTSQPPPVTTPVAVRQLDDGGHPHKNGTR